The following are from one region of the Paenibacillus protaetiae genome:
- a CDS encoding DUF2621 domain-containing protein → MKSAPDWFMFFIIFWAIVMVGAMAIGGFFMFRKFLKVLPKQDGKSKLDWQNYWVERSRSLWTEESKQFLDMLVSPVPGPFRDIAKHSIAAKIGEVAIESGANEVTESHCIEGYIRATPARDYKSLVSFLNRNGIDYTPYKHLLNK, encoded by the coding sequence ATGAAATCAGCTCCTGACTGGTTTATGTTTTTCATTATTTTTTGGGCGATCGTAATGGTTGGCGCTATGGCAATCGGCGGATTTTTTATGTTCCGCAAGTTTCTGAAAGTGCTCCCGAAGCAGGACGGCAAGTCCAAGCTCGACTGGCAAAATTACTGGGTAGAGCGCAGCCGCAGTTTATGGACGGAGGAATCCAAGCAATTTCTGGACATGCTGGTATCCCCTGTGCCCGGCCCTTTCCGCGACATCGCCAAACATTCCATCGCAGCCAAAATCGGCGAGGTTGCCATCGAATCCGGGGCAAACGAAGTGACCGAGTCGCATTGCATCGAAGGATACATCCGTGCAACCCCTGCGCGCGATTATAAAAGTCTCGTAAGCTTTCTTAACCGCAACGGCATCGACTACACGCCCTATAAACATCTGCTGAACAAATAG
- a CDS encoding A24 family peptidase has protein sequence MATVAAAILLAAAFITDLRKQIIPNWLNLFFSGAGLLYHLAAGGWAGGLSAFEGMASGAGPLLLLYLFRGIGAGDVKLFGALGVWVGVIPVLQVLLYSILYAGLIGIVFVIVNKPLAKRMVTGAIALVVPGMNMSRQGWMAWASGGRTFPFMLAVLPGALTAWLYV, from the coding sequence ATGGCGACAGTTGCCGCAGCGATATTGCTGGCTGCCGCATTCATCACGGATCTGCGGAAACAGATTATTCCTAACTGGCTTAATTTGTTTTTTAGCGGGGCAGGTTTACTATATCATCTCGCTGCAGGCGGATGGGCAGGCGGCCTGTCGGCGTTTGAAGGGATGGCAAGCGGAGCAGGTCCGCTGCTGCTGTTATATTTGTTCCGGGGGATAGGGGCAGGGGATGTAAAACTATTTGGAGCGCTGGGTGTATGGGTTGGCGTTATTCCAGTCCTTCAGGTGTTGTTATATTCGATTTTGTATGCGGGGCTTATCGGAATTGTATTCGTTATAGTAAATAAGCCGTTAGCAAAGCGGATGGTTACAGGAGCGATAGCGCTTGTTGTCCCCGGCATGAATATGAGCCGCCAAGGCTGGATGGCCTGGGCAAGCGGAGGACGGACATTTCCATTTATGCTCGCCGTTCTGCCGGGTGCTTTAACGGCATGGCTATATGTTTAA
- a CDS encoding type II secretion system F family protein, translating to MIVFPLLLTVLWLVLCGRRALQAAIRQLNSAARNKAAGRSGSRHAFKELLLVQPFHEAMERWALYDRFQLQLGSCHTKLLVLKGRSWTLERTKLQVAEAVAYAYAAVTACTFLSVITSELLLILIGFIAGLLLAVRPFMEAGRLVERRKQEILLELPETISKLLLLVSAGETTLRAMARCLDGKDAEQHPLYREWRTVVLALQNGDSFSTAIERFNRSCAVQEVSVFTTVLLLNYRRGGEHFTLALRELSYGLWEKRKAVARSRGEEASSKLVFPLVGILLSLMVLVAAPAVMMM from the coding sequence ATGATTGTATTCCCGCTATTGCTGACGGTGTTATGGCTGGTCTTGTGCGGCCGGCGTGCTTTACAGGCTGCTATCCGCCAATTAAACAGTGCCGCGCGGAACAAGGCTGCTGGCCGTTCGGGAAGCAGGCACGCTTTTAAAGAGCTGCTGCTCGTTCAGCCGTTTCATGAAGCGATGGAAAGATGGGCGCTTTATGATCGCTTCCAGCTTCAGCTTGGAAGCTGCCATACGAAGCTGCTGGTGCTAAAAGGCAGAAGCTGGACGCTTGAACGGACCAAACTTCAGGTTGCGGAAGCAGTTGCTTACGCTTATGCGGCTGTTACAGCCTGCACGTTTTTAAGTGTTATTACAAGTGAGCTGCTGCTGATATTGATTGGGTTTATCGCAGGATTGCTGCTGGCGGTTCGGCCTTTTATGGAGGCGGGGCGGCTAGTCGAGCGGCGCAAGCAGGAAATATTGCTGGAGCTGCCGGAGACGATCAGCAAGCTGCTGCTGCTCGTCAGCGCAGGGGAAACGACGCTGCGGGCTATGGCACGCTGTCTTGATGGCAAAGATGCGGAACAGCATCCGCTGTACCGGGAATGGCGCACCGTCGTGTTGGCGCTTCAGAACGGGGATTCCTTTAGCACGGCGATTGAACGTTTCAACCGCAGCTGCGCTGTACAGGAAGTTTCGGTATTTACAACGGTGCTGCTGCTGAATTACCGCAGGGGCGGCGAACATTTTACGCTTGCGCTGCGCGAATTATCATACGGCCTGTGGGAGAAGAGGAAGGCTGTTGCCCGTTCGCGCGGCGAAGAAGCCTCTTCGAAGCTTGTTTTTCCGCTGGTTGGCATTTTACTTTCATTAATGGTGCTGGTGGCTGCTCCGGCGGTCATGATGATGTGA
- a CDS encoding TadE/TadG family type IV pilus assembly protein — MIKRTVSLINRLKHLAGSERGSFTLESAVVMPLLLLLVLSFILLGVYAYQKIILYDTAAMTAERAAFGWDNSHREAATGIAPAGSYDSLYWRVGDDGMLESVFGLKSESAPYSLTIPSSDANKAQPEDNASLALRKLGQASQWLEDMQPLFQGQAFYNRGIMHREVQVKLLLPVTMPILETMLGKQEPEAAASANVVDPVEFIRSVDIARYYGTKWSKGLFTKKDAGAVLAAYTGKRQEAPAS; from the coding sequence ATGATCAAGCGGACAGTATCTTTGATTAACCGGCTGAAACATCTGGCAGGCAGCGAACGGGGAAGCTTTACGCTCGAATCAGCGGTTGTAATGCCGCTTTTGCTGCTGCTTGTCTTAAGTTTTATATTGCTGGGCGTATACGCCTACCAGAAAATCATTTTGTACGATACGGCTGCCATGACGGCGGAACGCGCCGCATTCGGCTGGGATAACAGCCATCGCGAGGCGGCTACCGGGATCGCCCCTGCGGGGAGTTATGACAGCCTTTATTGGCGCGTTGGTGATGACGGCATGCTTGAATCCGTATTTGGATTGAAATCCGAAAGCGCGCCGTACTCGCTGACGATTCCGTCTTCTGACGCCAATAAAGCGCAGCCGGAGGACAACGCTTCGCTTGCGCTGCGGAAGCTTGGCCAGGCATCCCAATGGCTGGAGGATATGCAGCCCCTGTTTCAGGGACAAGCATTTTACAACCGGGGCATCATGCATCGGGAAGTGCAGGTGAAGCTTTTGCTGCCGGTGACGATGCCCATCCTTGAAACTATGCTCGGCAAGCAGGAGCCAGAGGCGGCAGCCTCTGCCAATGTCGTAGATCCGGTAGAATTTATTCGCAGTGTAGATATAGCCCGTTATTACGGGACAAAGTGGAGCAAAGGTTTATTTACCAAAAAGGATGCAGGCGCAGTGTTGGCAGCCTATACCGGCAAGAGGCAAGAGGCTCCGGCTTCCTGA
- a CDS encoding Flp1 family type IVb pilin, whose protein sequence is MKKLGKFWRSESGLGTLEVILIIAVVIIIALLFKDWIIKLVKKLMGKADDQADSIFD, encoded by the coding sequence ATGAAAAAGCTGGGGAAGTTTTGGCGGTCGGAGTCCGGGCTAGGGACGCTGGAAGTGATTCTAATTATCGCGGTGGTCATTATTATCGCCTTATTATTTAAGGATTGGATTATTAAGCTGGTCAAAAAACTGATGGGGAAAGCGGATGATCAAGCGGACAGTATCTTTGATTAA
- a CDS encoding TadE/TadG family type IV pilus assembly protein, producing the protein MIDSSFLSAKGKAIKELLFQRNGVVTIFAVVVLSALLLFVSVFIDYARIALLNTMTENAARAGVRSVLSAYDEALYERYGLFGRGGTSSDAIYRQTVDNNLASGSYASRSPVLRMVRPVLERTQMNPASTLGDHTVFRRQVLEEMKYKAPVDFTLELAKTFMPLSDAMKEATVTVGMLEQLKKLYEARQEKLDRVLGLQQAAAKAFSDSKLGKLVPADIGKLQDGAPDTAIGIARNYKGFAEQALALESQKDAPDTVVSDNLASYRKQADKLLSRLKPESDAVMKQHAELQVEAVQALADAERLNGQMQQIYDQAEQSADISGYKQAAAADGSSSQLAGSAVPSGQLSDMQEIRSMGDEVILPASWFEEYRNELSEQAAAYASLDMEIGGFSANLSDGLAHPAVPNDLLLEGALNMRVAYEQYDVQYVKAGSKLDQRKSKLSDQGVSEQLKQQQAQLSSLWKQSRAFLHTLTVLPQNDENVRTFQEVQALYQSNLRFNEMLRASLPSGDADSNQKAEEQSAAAAGLNESPPAAETSDTDNRQHADNTQSADEEADASFSLMNGIFGGVGDMLVKARDTVYFSEYAAGRFTSFSPQNIKAAVANGDTAELAQGVTLSNQELEYIIYGMVNPAANIAAAYSELFAVRYAVRTMEGLSVCKTAGHPLLILSCSLLYGVEKTAEDIHSFVEHGSAPLSKYVQAQVSYLDYLRLFLMLHGAGGDKQVSRMSAVIEHNTGAELASVPAALTGETTASVSLWFLPGVMRLLGTAGLLDGKVNDNRYETTKTIGWSYE; encoded by the coding sequence TTGATAGATTCAAGCTTCCTGAGCGCAAAAGGAAAGGCAATAAAGGAGCTTTTGTTTCAACGGAACGGGGTTGTCACGATATTTGCTGTGGTTGTTTTGTCCGCTTTGTTGCTTTTTGTTTCCGTGTTTATAGATTACGCCCGGATTGCGCTTCTGAATACAATGACGGAGAACGCCGCCCGCGCAGGCGTCCGTTCGGTCTTATCCGCTTATGACGAGGCACTATATGAGAGATATGGCTTGTTTGGCCGCGGGGGTACAAGCAGTGATGCGATTTACAGGCAGACGGTAGACAATAATCTGGCATCCGGCTCGTATGCAAGCAGGTCGCCGGTCCTTCGGATGGTGCGGCCTGTCTTGGAGCGCACACAAATGAACCCGGCTTCTACTCTGGGTGATCATACGGTATTCCGGCGGCAAGTGCTGGAAGAAATGAAATATAAAGCCCCGGTAGATTTTACGCTGGAGCTGGCAAAAACCTTTATGCCTTTGTCGGATGCGATGAAAGAAGCAACCGTTACCGTAGGGATGCTGGAGCAGCTGAAAAAGCTTTATGAAGCAAGGCAAGAGAAGCTGGACCGGGTGCTCGGATTACAGCAGGCGGCAGCAAAAGCATTTTCGGACAGCAAGCTTGGCAAACTTGTGCCGGCCGATATAGGCAAGCTGCAGGATGGCGCTCCGGATACAGCCATTGGGATTGCCCGAAACTATAAAGGTTTTGCAGAACAAGCGCTAGCGCTTGAATCGCAGAAGGATGCGCCGGATACTGTCGTCTCGGACAATCTGGCATCTTACCGCAAACAAGCGGACAAGCTGCTTTCCCGGCTGAAGCCGGAAAGCGATGCGGTTATGAAGCAGCATGCGGAATTGCAGGTTGAAGCGGTTCAAGCATTAGCGGACGCGGAGCGTCTAAACGGGCAGATGCAGCAGATTTACGATCAGGCGGAGCAATCAGCCGACATTTCAGGCTATAAGCAGGCAGCCGCTGCTGATGGTTCTTCCTCTCAGTTAGCGGGTTCTGCAGTTCCTTCCGGGCAGCTATCCGATATGCAGGAAATTCGCAGCATGGGGGACGAGGTTATTTTGCCTGCGAGCTGGTTCGAGGAATACCGCAATGAACTGTCGGAGCAGGCGGCAGCCTATGCTTCATTGGATATGGAGATCGGCGGCTTCAGCGCCAATTTGTCCGACGGGCTGGCGCATCCCGCTGTCCCAAACGATCTATTGCTGGAAGGCGCCTTAAATATGCGAGTCGCTTATGAACAATATGACGTTCAATATGTTAAAGCGGGTTCCAAGCTTGATCAACGCAAAAGCAAACTTTCGGATCAAGGCGTATCTGAACAGCTGAAGCAGCAGCAAGCGCAGCTCTCCTCATTATGGAAGCAGTCCCGTGCTTTCCTTCATACGTTAACCGTACTTCCGCAAAATGACGAAAATGTACGGACGTTTCAGGAGGTTCAGGCATTATATCAAAGTAATCTGCGGTTTAACGAGATGCTTCGTGCAAGTCTTCCATCCGGCGATGCGGATTCCAATCAGAAAGCTGAAGAACAATCCGCCGCAGCTGCCGGGTTAAACGAAAGCCCGCCGGCTGCAGAAACATCGGATACGGATAACAGACAGCACGCGGATAACACGCAAAGCGCGGACGAAGAGGCCGATGCGTCTTTTTCGCTTATGAATGGCATATTTGGCGGGGTGGGCGACATGCTTGTGAAGGCGAGGGATACCGTCTATTTCAGTGAGTATGCAGCCGGCCGCTTTACTTCTTTTAGTCCGCAAAATATAAAAGCAGCTGTTGCAAACGGGGATACGGCAGAGCTTGCGCAGGGCGTCACTTTAAGCAATCAGGAGCTGGAATACATCATTTATGGCATGGTGAACCCGGCTGCCAATATCGCTGCCGCTTACAGCGAGCTGTTTGCTGTCCGTTATGCAGTCCGGACGATGGAGGGGCTGTCGGTATGCAAAACCGCAGGCCATCCGCTTCTCATTTTATCCTGTTCTTTGCTTTACGGAGTGGAAAAAACAGCAGAGGATATTCATTCCTTTGTGGAGCATGGTTCAGCCCCGTTATCGAAGTATGTGCAAGCACAGGTGTCTTATTTGGATTATTTACGATTGTTTTTAATGCTTCATGGAGCGGGTGGAGACAAGCAAGTGTCCCGGATGTCGGCGGTTATTGAGCATAATACCGGAGCGGAACTGGCCTCCGTGCCGGCTGCGCTTACCGGAGAGACAACCGCATCGGTTTCACTATGGTTTTTGCCCGGCGTTATGCGGCTGCTGGGTACAGCCGGCCTGCTGGACGGGAAGGTGAACGATAACCGCTATGAAACAACCAAAACGATTGGATGGTCTTATGAGTAA
- a CDS encoding CpaF family protein → MLLSDETVLELRERIRQQIDFSGALSDDGLIRLVEKNVFQWSERNPITAGDKVKLVKRLYHSFRGLDILQPLMEDATVTEIMINHHEEIFIERNGKLSKLPMVFESKERLEDLIQTIVAGVNRAVNESAPIVDARLKDGSRVHVVLPPIALRGPAVTIRKFPDKPLTVHQLVELGTLTEEAAELLCSLIAAQYNLFISGGTGTGKTTFLNALSQYIPSDERIITIEDSAELQIRTVPNLVSLETRNANTEGKGEITIRELIRASLRMRPSRIIVGEVRGGEALDMLQAMNTGHSGSMSTGHANGAKDMLARLETMTLSAADMPIPVIRQQIASALDILVHLSRLRDGSRRVTEICEVLGVVQGEIQLNTLYRFEEEGERDGRLIGSLQPIGDGLQHTEKLQMAGLYRSMKGSTAS, encoded by the coding sequence TTGCTGCTCAGCGATGAGACGGTGCTGGAGCTGAGGGAGCGCATCCGGCAGCAGATTGATTTCAGCGGTGCATTATCCGACGATGGTTTGATCCGGCTTGTTGAAAAAAATGTATTTCAATGGTCTGAACGCAATCCGATAACGGCAGGCGATAAGGTCAAGCTTGTAAAACGTTTGTATCATTCGTTCCGGGGACTCGATATTTTGCAGCCGCTTATGGAGGACGCTACCGTCACGGAAATTATGATTAATCATCATGAGGAAATATTTATTGAACGCAACGGGAAGCTGTCCAAGCTGCCGATGGTGTTCGAAAGCAAGGAGCGGCTGGAGGATTTGATCCAGACGATTGTGGCGGGCGTAAACCGCGCAGTGAATGAATCGGCTCCTATTGTGGACGCCAGGCTGAAGGATGGTTCACGTGTACATGTCGTTTTGCCTCCGATTGCGTTAAGAGGGCCGGCAGTTACGATCCGTAAATTCCCGGACAAACCGCTTACGGTTCATCAGCTTGTAGAGCTCGGGACACTGACAGAGGAAGCGGCCGAGCTTCTGTGCAGTCTTATAGCAGCCCAATATAACCTGTTTATTAGCGGCGGGACAGGTACGGGCAAAACGACTTTCCTTAATGCGCTTTCGCAGTATATTCCTTCGGACGAGCGCATCATTACGATCGAGGATTCGGCCGAGCTGCAGATTCGAACGGTACCAAACCTGGTTTCGCTGGAGACAAGGAATGCCAACACGGAAGGGAAAGGAGAAATTACGATTCGTGAATTGATTCGAGCTTCGCTCCGGATGCGCCCAAGCCGCATTATTGTTGGCGAAGTGCGGGGAGGAGAGGCGCTCGATATGCTGCAGGCTATGAATACCGGCCATAGCGGCAGTATGTCCACAGGGCATGCGAATGGCGCCAAGGATATGCTCGCAAGGCTGGAGACCATGACGCTGAGCGCGGCGGACATGCCGATTCCGGTTATACGCCAGCAGATCGCATCCGCTTTGGATATTTTGGTTCATTTGAGCAGGCTGCGCGACGGTTCCAGGCGGGTTACGGAAATATGTGAAGTGCTGGGCGTAGTTCAGGGGGAAATCCAATTAAACACGCTCTATCGTTTCGAGGAGGAAGGGGAACGGGACGGGCGTCTTATCGGCAGTCTGCAGCCGATCGGCGATGGGCTGCAGCATACAGAGAAACTTCAGATGGCGGGTCTTTACCGCAGCATGAAAGGAAGTACAGCGTCATGA
- a CDS encoding type II secretion system F family protein, producing MSRGEQPVSGKLRAIRGGGSGRPPSNTQCTSRLSQLKLYWFGEVLEQQTGQDRHRELVDYNQYRLTRRQMAQSLLAGCGIAAAAAYLFYHNVLIALVLSVAGFAAPRLYRQSLLKKRKNRLQLQFKEALYSITSSLAAGRSVENAFVAALQDLKLLYPDPRTELIVEFQVIRNRLDNAEPLEQALQSLAGRAGIDDLKQFADVFAACKRSGGDLIEVMKRTSQTIGEKLDVLQEIAVMVAQKRLEARIMMAVPFVFLGFLGVAAPDYMAPLYSGAGYLLLTLILAFLLFLFWLIGKMMNIRV from the coding sequence ATGAGCCGCGGGGAACAGCCGGTTTCGGGGAAGCTTCGGGCGATCCGCGGCGGGGGCAGTGGCCGTCCTCCATCCAATACTCAGTGTACCAGCCGCCTATCCCAATTAAAGCTGTATTGGTTCGGCGAAGTTTTAGAGCAGCAAACAGGCCAAGACCGGCACCGGGAGCTGGTTGATTATAACCAATACCGCTTGACACGCAGGCAGATGGCTCAGTCGTTGCTGGCCGGCTGCGGAATAGCGGCTGCGGCGGCATATTTGTTTTATCATAATGTGCTGATTGCGCTTGTACTGAGTGTGGCCGGCTTTGCAGCGCCAAGGCTGTACAGGCAGTCGCTTCTAAAAAAACGGAAAAACCGGCTTCAGCTGCAATTCAAGGAGGCATTGTATTCGATCACCTCTTCGCTTGCTGCGGGGAGATCCGTTGAGAACGCTTTTGTGGCCGCCCTGCAAGATTTAAAGCTGTTGTATCCGGATCCCCGTACGGAGCTGATTGTGGAATTTCAAGTGATTCGCAACCGGCTGGACAATGCGGAGCCGCTGGAGCAGGCTTTGCAAAGTCTGGCCGGACGGGCCGGAATTGATGATTTGAAGCAATTTGCCGATGTGTTTGCAGCGTGTAAGCGCTCTGGCGGCGATCTGATTGAAGTTATGAAAAGAACCTCGCAAACGATAGGCGAAAAACTGGACGTCCTGCAGGAGATTGCGGTTATGGTTGCGCAAAAAAGGCTGGAAGCCCGCATTATGATGGCGGTTCCTTTTGTCTTTCTTGGTTTTTTGGGAGTCGCTGCTCCGGACTATATGGCTCCGCTCTACAGCGGCGCGGGGTATTTGCTGCTGACGCTTATACTTGCGTTTCTTCTGTTTCTGTTTTGGTTAATCGGCAAAATGATGAACATTCGGGTGTAA
- a CDS encoding paeninodin family lasso peptide — protein MHKKEWLSPELEVLDVRSTMFGFGGFDPFGKGHGNDHGGGKGHDKPGHKPGKHPGGNPWNTDDPS, from the coding sequence ATGCACAAAAAGGAATGGCTGTCACCCGAACTGGAAGTCCTTGATGTAAGATCCACTATGTTTGGATTTGGCGGATTTGATCCCTTTGGCAAAGGACATGGTAATGATCACGGCGGCGGTAAAGGCCATGACAAACCCGGTCATAAACCTGGAAAACATCCTGGTGGAAATCCATGGAATACGGATGATCCATCTTAA
- a CDS encoding DUF6382 domain-containing protein — MLNKLVVDFSMARGHEMLIEREGGFRREHLEEVELHMLQQYKMPRLLDVDWLEVNGIFTFRYNLEGRKLLRHKLQLQPITMQQFYELLLAVVEALDECRHYMLRPEGCLLSHAYLFAGEQLTDIKLAYLPLKATAGTEGYGDLMSLLVGWSAYIDEMDGAGFQKLLQHLNTRSLSCQELRAALLELIGESLPVRMNVRQLRNASGRAAASAASRAAQDAWNDTDKIHIASAKGAPVQDVSFKEHDVVQVQEPLSLLEYGDADSPHEDVLEDEPMGWEMNDEAKPANPNRIKWMLSAAVVLTDALIWRYMYLGSQSQSGLFICCGLTLLAAAGLLFIWRKPNEGDSAAHRELYAAHDHDEIKPRLLLPDEEPFLSSASSEMSYTPGQAPRWTYGQSAEKSALAGLSASGAAARSNDQPITDMPLRSGDVSQAWHQYEDPFRIAAEEAAAAAEPGTSGLKWHDATEYLGAAKQENGTGKQTDSGFALYREWNGSEQKLAWDGELFMVGRSDKQVHYTDTASGISRLHFEIEPGDEPFTYSAKDLGSRNGTWLNGEVMIPYKQYPFARGDIIQPAGLNGPKYFMK; from the coding sequence ATGTTGAACAAACTGGTTGTTGATTTTTCAATGGCCCGCGGGCATGAGATGCTCATAGAGCGGGAAGGGGGCTTCCGGCGCGAGCATCTGGAAGAAGTGGAGCTGCATATGCTGCAGCAATATAAAATGCCGCGTTTGCTGGACGTAGACTGGCTTGAGGTGAACGGTATTTTTACGTTTCGTTATAACCTGGAAGGCCGCAAGCTGCTTCGTCATAAGCTTCAGCTGCAGCCGATTACGATGCAGCAGTTTTATGAGCTGCTGCTGGCGGTTGTGGAAGCGCTCGATGAATGCAGGCACTATATGCTGCGTCCGGAAGGCTGCTTGCTGTCGCACGCCTATTTATTTGCAGGCGAGCAGCTGACTGACATCAAGCTTGCTTATTTGCCCTTGAAGGCCACTGCCGGAACGGAAGGTTACGGGGATTTAATGTCATTGCTTGTAGGCTGGAGCGCTTATATCGACGAAATGGACGGAGCCGGCTTTCAGAAGCTGCTGCAGCATTTGAATACCCGCAGTTTGTCCTGCCAAGAGCTGCGAGCAGCTCTGCTCGAGCTTATCGGGGAAAGCTTGCCGGTCCGGATGAATGTAAGGCAGCTGCGTAATGCCTCCGGCCGGGCGGCGGCATCTGCTGCGAGCCGGGCGGCGCAAGATGCCTGGAACGATACGGATAAGATCCATATTGCGAGCGCCAAAGGCGCGCCGGTGCAGGACGTTTCGTTCAAAGAGCACGACGTGGTGCAGGTGCAGGAACCTTTATCACTTTTGGAATATGGCGATGCGGATAGTCCGCATGAAGACGTTTTGGAAGATGAACCGATGGGCTGGGAAATGAATGACGAAGCGAAGCCGGCCAATCCTAACCGCATTAAATGGATGCTTTCGGCGGCTGTTGTTTTAACGGATGCGCTAATTTGGAGGTATATGTACCTCGGGTCACAAAGCCAAAGCGGGTTATTCATCTGCTGCGGGCTGACGCTGCTGGCAGCAGCGGGATTGCTCTTTATTTGGCGAAAGCCAAACGAGGGGGATTCCGCAGCGCACCGGGAGCTGTACGCGGCCCATGATCATGATGAAATCAAGCCGCGGCTGCTTTTGCCGGATGAGGAACCGTTTCTTTCATCCGCTTCCTCTGAAATGTCCTACACTCCCGGCCAGGCTCCCCGCTGGACCTACGGCCAATCCGCAGAAAAATCTGCTTTGGCCGGGTTATCTGCAAGCGGGGCTGCAGCCAGGAGTAATGATCAGCCCATAACTGACATGCCGCTTCGTTCAGGAGACGTCTCGCAGGCTTGGCATCAATATGAAGACCCGTTCCGTATCGCGGCTGAGGAAGCTGCTGCGGCGGCCGAGCCGGGGACAAGCGGATTAAAATGGCATGATGCAACGGAATATTTGGGAGCAGCTAAACAGGAGAATGGCACGGGTAAACAGACCGATTCGGGATTCGCCCTATACCGGGAATGGAACGGCAGCGAGCAAAAGCTGGCTTGGGACGGCGAGCTGTTTATGGTCGGCAGGTCGGACAAGCAGGTTCATTACACGGATACCGCAAGCGGCATCTCCCGGCTCCATTTTGAAATCGAACCCGGGGATGAGCCATTCACCTATTCGGCAAAGGACCTTGGTTCCAGGAACGGCACCTGGCTGAACGGCGAAGTGATGATTCCGTATAAACAGTATCCGTTTGCAAGAGGGGACATCATTCAGCCGGCAGGACTTAACGGCCCTAAATACTTTATGAAGTGA